A single window of Scylla paramamosain isolate STU-SP2022 chromosome 41, ASM3559412v1, whole genome shotgun sequence DNA harbors:
- the LOC135092988 gene encoding 26S proteasome non-ATPase regulatory subunit 5-like yields MEEVARSLAQLSLSSDPKKELRHLKTALLGLGSPRNTVLPRDIDLGALFDAFNTSDNEQIELAVQVMSQLLPCVSPLEALERFRAELLRGFLHPAENVRRLVLKQALQCVESEAGVTCLASDSEMLHLVLKSVGDKCLGVVKLASSVVVKMCHQPAGLTAIFSPAGLAVIQEMVAQTDTTRFNVYELVVEVGLLGPTALSAAVTTGLLDRLLSEVTMGDGLTQLTALQVLTPLAMSPGGRRLLDEKGVTARLMYLLSLAKSDPIARLLTHGLLEFLGNIGQARPQQTLEEHGAVALMVLQLASGHLELDGDPSLQASALQAVARIGTSAEGKLALSKCKHEMDQVLETLGTEAVRGPTNLKVLSIEVLTQLFHLEPQELREEVVVVLELWWASTLNFSEVFKLARLPFPDLHMAALRLLISLARLPWGQRFICGEPGLLEYILNRTTETDKEGMEGKWTLVEAIVKSSSAPSIFSEDHMAMLEKYFRQGPFYSEAQLEVALEGQE; encoded by the exons ATGGAGGAGGTGGCGCGGTCCTTAGCTCAATTATCCCTCTCCAGCGACCCCAAGAAGGAGCTGCGGCACCTCAAGACAGCTCTTCTTGGCCTGGGCTCGCCGAGAAACACTGTATTGCCCCGAGATATTGACTTGGGAGCTCTCTTCGACGCCTTCAACACCTCAGACAA TGAGCAGATTGAGCTTGCCGTGCAGGTGATGTCCCAGCTGCTGCCATGCGTCAGCCCCCTGGAGGCACTGGAGAGGTTCAGGGCCGAGCTGCTGCGAGGCTTCCTTCACCCTGCCGAGAACGTGCGGCGCCTGGTGCTCAAACAG GCCCTGCAGTGTGTGGAGAGTGAAGCAGGAGTAACATGCCTTGCCAGTGACTCAGAGATGCTGCACCTGGTCCTCAAGAGTGTGGGGGACAAGTGCCTGGGTGTGGTGAAGCTTGCCAGCAGCGTGGTGGTCAAGATGTGTCACCAACCTGCTGGCCTCACTGCTATCTTCTCCCCTGCTGGCCTTGCTGTCATCCAGGAGATGGtggcacagacagacacaactaGGTTCAATGTGTATGAG CTTGTGGTGGAGGTCGGCTTACTGGGGCCAACAGCTCTCAGTGCAGCGGTGACCACAGGCCTGCTTGACCGCCTGCTGTCGGAGGTCACCATGGGGGATGGCCTGACTCAGCTGACGGCCCTGCAGGTACTGACCCCCCTTGCAATGAGCCCTGGGGGGAGAAGGCTGCTGGACGAAAAGGGTGTCACGGCAAGGCTGATGTACCTGCTGTCGCTGGCCAAGAGTGACCCCATCGCCAGGCTGCTCACTCACG GTCTGCTGGAGTTCCTGGGCAACATAGGACAGGCACGGCCCCAGCAGACCCTGGAAGAGCACGGAGCAGTGGCCCTCATGGTCCTGCAGCTGGCATCAGGCCACCTTGAATTGGACGGTGACCCCTCCCTGCAGGCGTCTGCCCTCCAGGCGGTGGCACGCATTGGCACCTCAGCAGAGGGCAAGCTGGCCCTGTCCAAGTGCA AGCATGAGATGGACCAGGTGTTGGAGACCCTGGGTACAGAGGCAGTTCGGGGCCCCACCAACCTCAAGGTTCTCTCTATTGAAGTCCTGACACAGCTCTTCCACCTGGAG CCACAGGAGTTgagggaggaggtagtggtggtgctggagctATGGTGGGCCAGCACTCTCAACTTTAGTGAAGTGTTCAAGCTTGCCCGCCTGCCATTCCCGGACCTCCACATGGCAGCCCTCAGGCTGCTCATCTCCCTGGCACGCCTCCCATGGGGGCAGCGCTTCATCTGTGGGGAGCCAG GCCTGTTGGAGTACATTCTTAACCGCACCACTGAGACGGACAAGGAGGGCATGGAGGGGAAATGGACACTGGTGGAGGCCATCGTGAAGTCCTCCTCAGCCCCATCTATTTTCTCAGAGGACCACATGGCGATGCTGGAGAAATACTTCAGACAGGGACCTTTCTACAGTGAGGCCCAGTTGGAGGTGGCTTTGGAGGGACAGGAGTAA